One Helianthus annuus cultivar XRQ/B chromosome 7, HanXRQr2.0-SUNRISE, whole genome shotgun sequence genomic region harbors:
- the LOC110868022 gene encoding cyclin-A2-1, which produces MYHSMARQANMNKENAPGSNIQKPISRITRARAKALGISGDALPLQAKHESNRVLQPNCKRASSDNRPTDVGSSFQSKRRAVLKEVTNMPLNDLNTKIINGTKIQASKNTRTVVEWNTMVVPAVCVGPQDQKGKIKVTDDMTKQSVKELRQITAQLKLVNDLERKPSIYYNPKALRSSLPKGEIHIFNKVEAANDQVIVDIDSKHKDPQMCSLYAAEIYNNLRAAELKGKPLVNYMKTVQRDITQEMRGILIDWLVEVCEEYKLKSETLYLTVTLIDQYLSKMYIEKQRLQLLGITCMLIASKYEEIIAPRVEDFCFITDGTYTRREVLDMEHQVVDMLSFQISVPTVIKFLRRFILAAQSSYKVPIVELEYLANYLAELTLTEYSFLKFPPSLIAASAVFLAKWTLDQVEHPWNPTLEHYTNYKASKLKETVLALQDIQLNKEATLHAIRQKYMQYKFNKVATLISQKPVKPLS; this is translated from the exons ATGTACCACTCAATGGCAAGGCAAGCAAACATGAATAAAGAAAACGCACCCGGTTCTAATATTCAAAAGCCAATTTCAAGGATTACTAGAGCACGGGCTAAAGCCTTGGGCATATCCGGTGATGCACTCCCACTACAGGCCAAACATGAATCCAACCGGGTTCTGCAACCAAACTGTAAACGAGCGTCATCAGATAACCGACCCACTGATGTCGGTTCTAGCTTTCAGTCCAAGCGAAGGGCTGTTCTGAAGGAAGTCACTAACATGCCCTTAAATGATTTAAATACGAAAATCATCAATGGAACAAAAATTCAG GCTAGCAAGAATACGAGAACTGTTGTTGAATGGAATACAATGGTGGTACCCGCTGTATGTGTGGGCCCTCAGGATCAAAAGGGAAAGATAAAAGTGACAGATGATATGACCAAACAGAGCGTAAAGGAATTAAGGCAAATAACCGCACAGCTAAAGTTAGTGAATGATTTAGAAAGAAAACCAAGTATATATTATAATCCAAAAGCTCTTAGAAGCTCTTTGCCAAAAG GAGAAATACATATTTTTAACAAAGTGGAGGCTGCAAATGATCAAGTCATTGTGGATATTGATTCTAAGCACAAGGATCCTCAAATGTGCAGCTTATATGCAGCTGAAATATATAACAATTTACGAGCGGCAGAG ctaAAGGGGAAGCCTTTGGTTAATTATATGAAAACAGTGCAGCGGGACATAACACAGGAAATGCGTGGTATTCTTATTGACTGGCTTGTAGAG GTTTGTGAAGAATATAAGCTAAAATCCGAAACACTATACCTAACAGTCACTCTTATTGATCAGTATCTCTCTAAAATGTACATTGAGAAACAAAGGCTTCAACTACTCGGGATAACCTGCATGCTCATTGCCTC GAAGTACGAAGAAATTATTGCTCCACGTGTTGAAGACTTTTGTTTCATCACAGACGGCACCTATACTAGAAGAGAG GTACTGGACATGGAGCATCAAGTTGTTGATATGCTGAGCTTTCAAATTTCTGTTCCAACTGTAATTAAGTTCCTTCG GAGATTTATTTTAGCAGCACAAAGTTCTTACAAG GTTCCTATTGTAGAACTCGAATATTTGGCAAACTATTTAGCAGAATTAACTCTCACTGAGTACAGTTTTTTGAAATTTCCACCATCCCTCATTGCTGCATCAGCTGTTTTCTTAGCCAAATGGACACTTGATCAAGTTGAACATCCATgg AATCCTACCTTAGAACATTATACTAATTATAAGGCGTCAAAGCTGAAAGAAACAGTTCTGGCTCTCCAAGATATTCAACTTAACAAAGAAGCCACTCTTCATGCAATACGTCAAAAATACATGCAATATAAG TTCAACAAGGTTGCAACCTTAATCTCCCAAAAGCCGGTGAAACCTTTGTCCTAA